The genomic stretch TCAACAACATACAGGTAATAAATCTCGTCTGGTTCAGGTTTCAAGCGTCTTAGCTCCTCTATTGTCTGCTCAACTGTGAAATGTGTCTTGAACGCGATAAAATCAGTTGTCATTATTGCACCAACACTGTTTTCTGGATATTCCATAAGTTCTTTGACTTCTTCTGATGCTTCCTTTTCCATTTCGTTTAAAAGTTCTTCTGCTCTTTCCTCTTTTATCTCGTCTAAAATATCTGCAACCTCATCAGCCGGCATTTTCTCAAGTACATCCGCTGCCTTTTCAACAGGAAGACTCTCTAAAACATTTCTCTGTGCTTCAACCTCAAGCTCTTCCAAAACATCTGCAGCCTTTTCCTCATCCAGAGTCGAAAATATATAAGCTTGCGTCTTTTTGTCAAGTTCTTCAATGATGTCTGCCAAATCCGAAGGATGCAAGGTGGCAAGCTTTGAATATGTGGTTGAAAGCTTTAAATCAAGCCTTGGCGATGCAAGCGGCTGTACATCGTCCCACAAAATAAGCCGCGAAGGAATGTTTTTACCAAGAGGTTTTAAGACTTTTTTCAGGGGCTTTGCAAGACCAAGCCTTCTCAAAAGTCCTTCAAGACCAATATCTACAGCTATTACATAAACACCTGTAGAAAGTACTGCAAGTCTTATATCATTTACCCTCACAACTTTTCTGCCATTCATATCAACAATCTGCTTGTCAAGTATATGACGAACAAGCATAATGGTGTCTTCTTTTTTCACATCGATTGGCTTTAAGTTCCTTGTTTCAATCACGTATTGCCCTTTTTCCTTGTAGATTATGAAAAACGAAAAATCAACAATTTGAGTTTGACCGCCACTTTTTACCTTTGCAGCAATTACTTTGGGTCTTATATAACTTGCATCAACAACCAAGTCTAAAAGCCTTCCCACAACCTTCTTTTCTTCTGAAAAGACCTTGTTGCCGATTACTCTGCTAAGATAAAAGCTTGTGACGTTTGGCATTTTAGCACCCCTCCTTTTTTGAATTTTTTTGTGTCATTTGGTGGAGGGGTGCTAAAAGCCTTTAAAATCTATTTGCAAGAAGGTGCATTTATTCCTTCTTCTTTTCAAAACAGAGAAAAATTAGCACCCCTCCACATTCCAAAGTACAATTGCTTTTTGTTGTCCAATCCTGCTTACTCACAGGACCAGAGTCCATCTTTTCTCTCAACTCCTTCTTTAAGAAGAATTTTTGCAATAGCAAAATTTTATACATTGATATTAGAAACAAAAAGTGCTTTCACCCAAAGCTTAAAAACGAGGTGAAAGCACACTTTACGCCCTTTTAAAGCTACCTCGTACAAGCTTTGGCACTACACGGCATAAAAAGCTGCATTAGGTTATGCCTTGGTTTCGGCAAAACCTGTTCACCAGCTCAGATTGTCTCCAATCTTTCGCGGCAGCAGCCTATATCCCTGTAGGAGCCTCGCCTACCGAGATATCTTGCAATATTTATTTTTTCAACTTCTATTTTAGCACAATTTTTTCATTTTTCAAGCCTTTTTCGGCAAAAATCATATGTTTTCTGGGCAATTTTTTTAAATTTCTTCAATTATCTCTTATTTTCTCTAATATAAAATCAAACATCTTGTCTTTTTCTATCACATCGGGATGCAAAATCGGTTTTGCAAGAAGACTTTTAATCCCATCCGGGATCTCAACACCTGTCTTTGCATACAAAATCTCTACCGCTTCAAACGGGTCAATATTATTATATTCACCATCAAACAAAGCGTTCAAAACATCTTTTGCAAACTTGTAAGGATTTGCAGTTTGAAGTACAACCGTTTTTGTACTATCAAACGTCTGCTTCTGGTATTTTCTGTAAACATCAAACCCAACAGCAGAGTGCGGGTCAATAAGATAGTCATACTCGCGGTAAATAATCTTTATACTACTTCTTGTCTGGTCATCTGTGGAAAAATCACCCCAGAAACTTTCCTGAATCTCTTTTAAAACTTCTTCTTCAACTTTGAAATACCCCTCACTTTTTAAATCCATCATGTATTTTTTTACTCTTTCTGATTCTTTTGTTATTAAATATAATAACCTTTCTAAATTACTTGCAACAAGAATATCCATTGAAGGTGAAATTGTTTTGTAAAACTCTCTTCTTCTATCATATAAGCCTGTCCTGACAAAATCAGCAACCACACTGTTTATGTTTGAAGCAACAATCAACTTATTTATAGGAACTCCCATAAGTTTAGCAATAAAACCTGCCAATATATTGCCAAAATTGCCTGTCGGAACAACAAAGTTTATCTTTTCACCTTCAGATATATCACCAGCTTTTAAAAGCACCAGATAGCTCCAGATATAGTATACAATCTGTGGAAGAAGCCTACCAAAATTTATTGAGTTCGCAGACGTAAAGAAAAACCCCAGATTTTCAATTTCATCTATGCATTTTTTGCTTGTGAAAATCTCTTTCACGCCAGATTGGGCATCGTCAAAATTGCCTTTTATCCCAGCAACAAAAGTGTTTCTGCCTTCCTGAGTGGTCATCTGTCTTTTCTGAACCTCTGACACACCCTCAGATGGATAAAACACAACTATCTTTGTTCTATCAACATCCTTAAACCCTTCCAAGGCAGCTTTGCCAGTATCGCCTGACGTTGCAACAAGTATGAGTGCCTGTTTGTAAAAACTTGGCATTGATTTTAGTAAAAGATGAGGTAGCACCTGTAAAGCAACATCTTTGAAAGCGTATGTCGGACCGTGCCAAAGTTCAAGTGCAAAAAGGCTACTGTCAAGCTTTTTTAAAACAACAACATCTTTTGTGTCAAACTTGCCATTACTATATGACTTGTCAATGCAATCAATAATCTCTTCATTTGTAAAATCAGTAAGATAGAGCTCAAATATATATTTTGCAAGATTTGCGTAAGATTCTATATTTTTTATTTTACTTAAGTCAAGATGAGGTATGAAAACAGGGGTGTAAAGTCCCCCATCCTCGGCTATCCCCCTGTAAATAGCCTCTTTTGCTTTAACCTCTTTATTACCTCTTGTACTTATATAACGCATTCATTTCACCTCAAGTCTTACTTTATTTTCTCTTTTTCAAGAAGTTTTTCATTTAGCTTATACGATAGTACCATCAGACTGTCAATCAGATGTACATTCTCAACAACCACATCACCTTTTACTTCAATCTCTTTTGCAGTAAAATTCCAAATACCCTTAATCCCACCTTCAACCATTATATCTGCAACCTCTTGTGCAACATCTGCTGGCACACACAGAACACCTATGTCAACATCATTCTTTTTGATAAAATCTTTAAGCTTGTCAATATGTTCAATCTTTATATCACGAATAGTTTTCCCTACCTTTTGGGGGTCAATGTCAAATAGCCCGACGAGCCTGAAACCCTTTTTATAAAAGTTAGCATAATTTGCCAATGCCTGTCCAAGGTTACCTACTCCAACAATAACCATTTTAAAATTTCTGTCAAGCCCCAAAATTTTTACAAGATTCTCATAAAGAACCTGTGTGCTGTAACCATATCCTTGCTGACCAAACCCGCCAAAATTGTTAAAATCTTGCCTTACCTGAGAGGCTGTATAACCCATTCTCTGGCTTAGTTCTGATGATGATATTCTCAAAACATCATGGTTTAAAAGGTCTTCAACATACCGAAGATACCTCGGCAACCTTCTTATAACCGCAAGTGAGATGTTCTTTTTTTTGAACAACTTTTCTCCCCCTTATCTTCTTTTGATATTTTTTTGACATACTTTTTCTAAATTAAAAGCCTGTTTCAATTTTAAAACAGGCTGTTATCTTCTTTTTCCGTCATATCGTTTATTATACTCGCTAAGCTTTTGATTACTATCTTTTAAAAACTTTGAAAGTTTTGCTTCAAAATCATCTTTAGACCTCTTTTTTTCATTTTCTCTTTTTGCTGTTTCATTTACTCTCTTTATTGACAGACTAATTTTACCATCTTCTTTTACATTAATAACCTTTACTTTAACAGTTTGATTTTCTTTCAAATACTTTTTAATATCTTCAACATACTCGTATGCCACTTCTGAGATATGAACAAGCCCAACTTTTCCGCTTGGAAGCTCAACAAACGCACCAAACTGTGTTATGCCCTTTACAATACCTTCTAATATTTGACCTCTTTTGATTGACACAAAATAGCCTCCTCTACTCCTTTTTCTTTTTGTTTTTATCTATGAACACAATCTCATCCTTGCCAACAAGACCAAGCTTTTCCCTGGCTACTTGCTGAATATAGTCTTTTGTACCAACATACTGCGCAAGTCTCCTTAGATATTCATTTTCTTTTTTGACTTTTTCTATCTGAGAAATAACTTCCCTCTGCTGAGCCTTTACCTGTTTTAAAATCATTTGCTGCTTAAAAACTGTAGTAGCAGAATATACAAAAAAGGCTATTACAAATATAAGCACAAAAATTCTCTTGAGAACTTTAAATAATTTTTTCACGGCTTGTCTTCCTTTTTGGAAACTCTCAAAAGTGTAGTTATATTCTATCACAATTCATCTTTTATTAAAAGATAAAACTTTGTTCACCTTTTTTAAAAATCCTTTATAAAGAGGCGAAATTGTATTTTTATAAACATAAATACCGCAAGCTATTGATAAAAAGGTGTACCATTTGAGAGTATAAAAATTTATAAACATAAGACCTGCTATTAATACTGCTGTGGATAAAATTGAAGATATAAAAAATAAAATTTCTCTGGTTCGGCGCTTCAATATTCTTTTGAAAAAGAATGAATCAAATACAATTCCTACTGCAAACCCAAGAAAAAAACAGCTTGTAAAATCAGAAATTTGACTAAATATGCTTTTTGGCAATCTTTTTCTCCTCTCATTTAAATAGTCGCGAAAACAGTCCTTTTTTTGGACTTTCCCCATACTCAAGTGAATAAATCTGTCCTTCTATGAATACCTCACCTGTCTCTGTATTTATTTTATTTATTCTAAGGTCAAACCCTTTTATTACAAGCAACTCATCATTGACAATCAAGATGATATTGTTCTCATCAAAGCTCTCAACATCATCAACACCATTTATTGTTATCTTTTCCCTGTTCTCGATAAGCACACTGTGAATTTTAGATTTTAGATTTTTTCTTTCATCCATTACCATGTGGCATCCTTCAAAAATATTCTCAGCATCACAATAATTACTATATTTCTTCCGACAGAAAATTATGTCAAAACCTATTTTGAAAATCTTATTCCATCATTTCATACATTGAACTTGCCAGATTCTTTTGGACCTTTTCATCAACACTTGTCACTTTGCATCTGAAAACCCTGTCACCAAAGTGCACCTCAATGACATCTCCAACTTTAACATCTGTTGACGGTTTTGCTACTTTTCCGTTCACAAATACTCTTCCCGCTTCACATGCTTGCTGAGCCAAAGTCCTTCTTTTGATAATTCTCGACACTTTCAGATATTTGTCTATTCTCATTTTTTTAAGTCCCCACCTTCTTTGAGCCTTCTGAAAAAATCATAAAAGCGACGAAAAATTTATGGCTGCAGCTAAAAAATGGCTGCAGCCAAATTAACAGCAAAAAACTTATATCCCTCTTATTTATAAACCCCTATTTCGACCAAAAAAGTTACTTTGCAACAGCATCTTTCAACATCTTACCTGCTTTGAACACAGGTACTTTTGTTGCTGGAATCTTTATCTCTTCTTGAGTTTGAGGATTTCTACCAACTCTTTCTGCCCTTTCTCTTACCTCAAATGAACCAAAACCAACGAGCTGAACCTTTTCCCCCTTAGAGAGTGCCTCTGTTACTGCATCTACAAACGCATTTAGTGCCTTTTCAGCATCCTTCTTTGTAAGACCGCTCTTCTCCGCCATTGCCGAAATCAAATCTGTTTTGTTCATTCTTTCTTACCTCCTCGCGTATTTTGTGATATTCTAAATATTTCTATTCTATATTTATATCAAAAATCCTTCTTTTTTCAAGCCTTTTCTAAACTTTTTTTGCCTCTTCCCAAAATTTGTCCATATCTTCAAGGGTCATTTCATTCAATATTTTGCCTTGTTTGAAGGCACTTTCCTCTATATAAGAAAATCTGGTTATGAACTTCTTAACTGTTCTGTGCAAGGCTTCTTCAGGGTCAACATTAAAAAACCTTGCTATATTTACAACTGCAAAAAGAATATCTCCAATTTCCTCTTCTATTTTCTCCTTTTTTTCATTTTTCGACAGACACTCTTTCAGTTCTTTAAGCTCTTCATATACCTTATTTAAAGCTCCCTCATAACTTTCCCAATCAAAGCCTACTTTAGCCGCTTTCTCTTGAACTTTATAACTTCTCATAAGAGCTGGAAGATGTTTTGGAATTCTTTTCATACTATCTGTCACAGTTTCAATTTCTTTTTCATTGTTTTTGACTTTATCCCAGTTTAGAAGAACCTCTTCAGCGGTTGAAAAGCTGTCGCTACCGAATACATGTGTATGCCTTCTCTTCATCTTCTGGCAGATGTCATAAATAACCTCGTATATATCAAATCTACCATTTTCCTGTGCAATTTTGGCATGAAACACTACCTGTAAAAGCAGGTCTCCAAGTTCCTCTTTAAGTTTTGTAAAGTCTTTCTCGTCTATGGCTTCAATAACCTCATATGTCTCTTCGATCAGGTATTTTTTAAGACTTTCATGTGTCTGCTGTTTATCCCACGGACATTTGCTCCTTAGTATGTCCATTATTTCTACAAGTTCCTCAAAACTTGCTTTCATCTTCCGACCTCTCCTGCACCAGATTTTTATAAGCTATATTATACCACTATTTTTAGAAAGAAGCTGTGATTTTTTTGATAAGGTATTTTCTCTTAGTTGCAAGTCCTCCTCTTATATGCCTCTCTTGCTTATTTCTTTCTAATATAGTTCTTACCTGCCTGTAAAGCCCTTTGTCAATGTACATAAGTCTTCTTGTGAGGTCATTGTGAATTGTGGACTTTGACACACCCAGAGTCCTTGCAACCTTTCTCACTGTTGCATTGTACTTAATCATAATTTCTGCTGCCAAAATCACTCTTTTTTCAATATCCTCCCTCAACGTCTTGTCCTCCAGAACATTTCTCTTACTTAGGATTATATGCTACATTTCAAAGAAGCTTTCCCTACGAAAGAGCAATAGTTAAGTTTTTGTCAAACTTTATGTTTGAATTTTCAGAGCTTTTTTGATACTATATATTAAAATCTGTGTTAATATGGGTGATAAAATATGAATGAGATTGTTATAAAGCAAAACTTAGCACCAAATGTATGGCTCATGGGTATATACTCCCCACAGGTTGCAAAAAAGGCAAAACCCGGTCAGTTTGTTATCTTAAGAGTTACAGAAAACGGTGAAAGGATTCCTCTTACAATTGCAGATTTTGACAATGAAAAGGGAATAGTATACATCATATTTCAGGTTGTAGGAAAAACAACTTCACTTTTATCTCAGCTAAACAACGGTGACAGAATTATTGATTTTGTCGGACCGCTTGGTATGCCATATAAACACAGCCCTGAAGATAATGACTACCTCTTTATTGCAGGTGGACTTGGAATACCAGCAATATTTTCAAAAGTAAAGATGCTTCACAGTGAGGGCAAAAATGTAGATATCATCATTGGAGGAAGGTCAAAAGAAAATATCTTTTTTGAGGATGAGCTAAAAAAATATTGTAATAATCTCTGCATCACCACAAACGACGGCTCCTATGGAAAAAAAGGATTTGTCACAGATATCTTAAAAGAGCTTTTAGAAAGTGGCAAAAGGTATGATGAAATATTCGCTGTAGGACCAGTTCCAATGATGAAGGCAGTTGTTGATATAACAAAAAGGTTTTCAATCAAGACCTTAGTAAGTCTTAATCCAATTATGGTTGATGGGACAGGAATGTGTGGCGGATGCAGGGTAAAGATTGGAAATGAAGTAAAGTTTGCCTGTGTTGATGGTCCTATTTTTAATGGATTTGAAGTCGACTTTGACGGACTTATGAAAAGAAATTCTTATTATCAAGATCTTGAAAACATTTCGTACAAGGAACACAAATGCAAAATTGGATTGGGGGAGTAGAGAAATTGGACGTATTGAAAAGAGTTCCTATCAAGGAACAGGAACCTATTGAGAGGATACACAACTTTGATGAAGTGTGCTTGGGCTATACACCTGATGAAGCTGCTAGGGAGGCACAAAGATGTCTTGAGTGTAAAAATGCACCGTGTGTAAAAGGCTGTCCTGTTGAAGTCAAGATTCCTGAGTTTATTCAGCTTATAAAGAAAAAAAAATTCAAAGAAAGCTACTTTAAGATACTTGAGACAAACCTTCTTCCCGCTATATGCGGGCGTGTATGTCCACAGGAAACTCAGTGCGAACAGAACTGTGTTCGTGGAATGAAAGGTGAACCAATTGCTATTGGCAAACTTGAAAGGTTTGCGGCTGATTGGTTTAGACAAAACTGTGAATTTGAATTTTCAAAGCCCCAGCCAAACGGCAGAAAAGTTGCAATAATTGGCTCTGGTCCCGCAGGACTTTCATGTGCCTCATCTTTGGCAAAGATGGGCTATGAAGTTACAATATTTGAAGCATTCCATAAGCTTGGCGGTGTTTTGTACTATGGAATACCTGAATTTAGACTTCCAAAGGAGGTTGTTGAGTGGGAGATTGAAAATCTAAAGAAGATGGGCGTTGAGTTTAGAACAAACATGATATTCGGCAAGACATTTGATTTAGAGGATTTAAAGCAGGAAGGATTTGATGCTGTATTTATAAGCTCTGGCGCTGGACTTCCAAATTTCCTGAATATTGAAGGTGAACTTTTAAACGGGATATACTCAGCAAATGAATTTTTAACAAGGATAAACCTCATGAAGGCATACAAGTTCCCTGAATATGACACACCAATCAAACTTGGTAAGAAGGTTGGTGTAATTGGCGGTGGAAACGTGGCAATGGACGCGGCAAGAGTTGCAAGACGGCTTGGAAGTGAGGTTTATATCCTCTATCGAAGAACTGAGGCTGAGATGCCTGCAAGAAAAGAAGAGATTCTGCATGCAAAAGAAGAGGGGATAAAAATAGTTGAGCTTGTAAGTCCTGTGAGGTTCATAGGCGATGAGTCGGGCCATGTCAGAGCTTTAGAACTTGTAAAAATGAAGCTATCTGACCCGGATAGCTCTGGCAGACGAAGCGTAAAACCTGTAGACGGTTCAAACTTTGTGTTCGAAGCAGACAACTTCATTGTTGCAATTGGCCAAAGTCCAAACCCACTTGTCAAAAAAGCTATACCTGACCTTGAGCTAAACCCCAATGGCTCTATCAAGGTAGATGAAAATCTTATGACAAACATTGAAGGTGTGTTTGCAGGAGGCGACATTGTCACAGG from Caldicellulosiruptor kronotskyensis 2002 encodes the following:
- a CDS encoding magnesium transporter yields the protein MPNVTSFYLSRVIGNKVFSEEKKVVGRLLDLVVDASYIRPKVIAAKVKSGGQTQIVDFSFFIIYKEKGQYVIETRNLKPIDVKKEDTIMLVRHILDKQIVDMNGRKVVRVNDIRLAVLSTGVYVIAVDIGLEGLLRRLGLAKPLKKVLKPLGKNIPSRLILWDDVQPLASPRLDLKLSTTYSKLATLHPSDLADIIEELDKKTQAYIFSTLDEEKAADVLEELEVEAQRNVLESLPVEKAADVLEKMPADEVADILDEIKEERAEELLNEMEKEASEEVKELMEYPENSVGAIMTTDFIAFKTHFTVEQTIEELRRLKPEPDEIYYLYVVDNDERLCGVVSLRDLVISEPQTPLYEIMNRDVVCVKDTDNVNSLVEIISKYSLLAVPVVNESKKLIGVVIINDIVYELLKMKRKLLL
- the thrC gene encoding threonine synthase, encoding MRYISTRGNKEVKAKEAIYRGIAEDGGLYTPVFIPHLDLSKIKNIESYANLAKYIFELYLTDFTNEEIIDCIDKSYSNGKFDTKDVVVLKKLDSSLFALELWHGPTYAFKDVALQVLPHLLLKSMPSFYKQALILVATSGDTGKAALEGFKDVDRTKIVVFYPSEGVSEVQKRQMTTQEGRNTFVAGIKGNFDDAQSGVKEIFTSKKCIDEIENLGFFFTSANSINFGRLLPQIVYYIWSYLVLLKAGDISEGEKINFVVPTGNFGNILAGFIAKLMGVPINKLIVASNINSVVADFVRTGLYDRRREFYKTISPSMDILVASNLERLLYLITKESERVKKYMMDLKSEGYFKVEEEVLKEIQESFWGDFSTDDQTRSSIKIIYREYDYLIDPHSAVGFDVYRKYQKQTFDSTKTVVLQTANPYKFAKDVLNALFDGEYNNIDPFEAVEILYAKTGVEIPDGIKSLLAKPILHPDVIEKDKMFDFILEKIRDN
- a CDS encoding redox-sensing transcriptional repressor Rex: MFKKKNISLAVIRRLPRYLRYVEDLLNHDVLRISSSELSQRMGYTASQVRQDFNNFGGFGQQGYGYSTQVLYENLVKILGLDRNFKMVIVGVGNLGQALANYANFYKKGFRLVGLFDIDPQKVGKTIRDIKIEHIDKLKDFIKKNDVDIGVLCVPADVAQEVADIMVEGGIKGIWNFTAKEIEVKGDVVVENVHLIDSLMVLSYKLNEKLLEKEKIK
- a CDS encoding S1 RNA-binding domain-containing protein; amino-acid sequence: MSIKRGQILEGIVKGITQFGAFVELPSGKVGLVHISEVAYEYVEDIKKYLKENQTVKVKVINVKEDGKISLSIKRVNETAKRENEKKRSKDDFEAKLSKFLKDSNQKLSEYNKRYDGKRR
- a CDS encoding FtsB family cell division protein, translated to MKKLFKVLKRIFVLIFVIAFFVYSATTVFKQQMILKQVKAQQREVISQIEKVKKENEYLRRLAQYVGTKDYIQQVAREKLGLVGKDEIVFIDKNKKKKE
- the yabQ gene encoding spore cortex biosynthesis protein YabQ codes for the protein MGKVQKKDCFRDYLNERRKRLPKSIFSQISDFTSCFFLGFAVGIVFDSFFFKRILKRRTREILFFISSILSTAVLIAGLMFINFYTLKWYTFLSIACGIYVYKNTISPLYKGFLKKVNKVLSFNKR
- a CDS encoding YabP/YqfC family sporulation protein, whose amino-acid sequence is MDERKNLKSKIHSVLIENREKITINGVDDVESFDENNIILIVNDELLVIKGFDLRINKINTETGEVFIEGQIYSLEYGESPKKGLFSRLFK
- a CDS encoding RNA-binding S4 domain-containing protein; its protein translation is MRIDKYLKVSRIIKRRTLAQQACEAGRVFVNGKVAKPSTDVKVGDVIEVHFGDRVFRCKVTSVDEKVQKNLASSMYEMME
- a CDS encoding HU family DNA-binding protein — encoded protein: MNKTDLISAMAEKSGLTKKDAEKALNAFVDAVTEALSKGEKVQLVGFGSFEVRERAERVGRNPQTQEEIKIPATKVPVFKAGKMLKDAVAK
- the mazG gene encoding nucleoside triphosphate pyrophosphohydrolase gives rise to the protein MKASFEELVEIMDILRSKCPWDKQQTHESLKKYLIEETYEVIEAIDEKDFTKLKEELGDLLLQVVFHAKIAQENGRFDIYEVIYDICQKMKRRHTHVFGSDSFSTAEEVLLNWDKVKNNEKEIETVTDSMKRIPKHLPALMRSYKVQEKAAKVGFDWESYEGALNKVYEELKELKECLSKNEKKEKIEEEIGDILFAVVNIARFFNVDPEEALHRTVKKFITRFSYIEESAFKQGKILNEMTLEDMDKFWEEAKKV
- a CDS encoding sporulation transcriptional regulator SpoIIID, with translation MREDIEKRVILAAEIMIKYNATVRKVARTLGVSKSTIHNDLTRRLMYIDKGLYRQVRTILERNKQERHIRGGLATKRKYLIKKITASF
- a CDS encoding sulfide/dihydroorotate dehydrogenase-like FAD/NAD-binding protein, which codes for MNEIVIKQNLAPNVWLMGIYSPQVAKKAKPGQFVILRVTENGERIPLTIADFDNEKGIVYIIFQVVGKTTSLLSQLNNGDRIIDFVGPLGMPYKHSPEDNDYLFIAGGLGIPAIFSKVKMLHSEGKNVDIIIGGRSKENIFFEDELKKYCNNLCITTNDGSYGKKGFVTDILKELLESGKRYDEIFAVGPVPMMKAVVDITKRFSIKTLVSLNPIMVDGTGMCGGCRVKIGNEVKFACVDGPIFNGFEVDFDGLMKRNSYYQDLENISYKEHKCKIGLGE
- the gltA gene encoding NADPH-dependent glutamate synthase, producing the protein MQNWIGGVEKLDVLKRVPIKEQEPIERIHNFDEVCLGYTPDEAAREAQRCLECKNAPCVKGCPVEVKIPEFIQLIKKKKFKESYFKILETNLLPAICGRVCPQETQCEQNCVRGMKGEPIAIGKLERFAADWFRQNCEFEFSKPQPNGRKVAIIGSGPAGLSCASSLAKMGYEVTIFEAFHKLGGVLYYGIPEFRLPKEVVEWEIENLKKMGVEFRTNMIFGKTFDLEDLKQEGFDAVFISSGAGLPNFLNIEGELLNGIYSANEFLTRINLMKAYKFPEYDTPIKLGKKVGVIGGGNVAMDAARVARRLGSEVYILYRRTEAEMPARKEEILHAKEEGIKIVELVSPVRFIGDESGHVRALELVKMKLSDPDSSGRRSVKPVDGSNFVFEADNFIVAIGQSPNPLVKKAIPDLELNPNGSIKVDENLMTNIEGVFAGGDIVTGAATVILAMGMGKKAAESIDRYLNAKMNSKS